Proteins from one Ovis aries strain OAR_USU_Benz2616 breed Rambouillet chromosome 12, ARS-UI_Ramb_v3.0, whole genome shotgun sequence genomic window:
- the GNB1 gene encoding guanine nucleotide-binding protein G(I)/G(S)/G(T) subunit beta-1 isoform X1, which yields MSELDQLRQEAEQLKNQIRDARKACADATLSQITNNIDPVGRIQMRTRRTLRGHLAKIYAMHWGTDSRLLVSASQDGKLIIWDSYTTNKVHAIPLRSSWVMTCAYAPSGNYVACGGLDNICSIYNLKTREGNVRVSRELAGHTGYLSCCRFLDDNQIVTSSGDTTCALWDIETGQQTTTFTGHTGDVMSLSLAPDTRLFVSGACDASAKLWDVREGMCRQTFTGHESDINAICFFPNGNAFATGSDDATCRLFDLRADQELMTYSHDNIICGITSVSFSKSGRLLLAGYDDFNCNVWDALKADRAGRTLPGLTGSAEGWSTLSCDMWAGKGTGARPWHQKLLAMSCGSRRQDWASRVLIAGAQVQQGPLEAQSVMVG from the exons ATGAGTGAACTTGACCAGTTACGGCAGGAGGCCGAACAGCTTAAAAACCAAATTAGA GATGCTCGGAAGGCGTGTGCAGACGCGACTCTCTCTCAG ATCACAAACAACATTGACCCTGTGGGAAGAATCCAGATGCGCACCAGGAGGACGCTGAGGGGACACTTGGCCAAGATCTATGCCATGCACTGGGGCACCGACTCCAG GCTTCTAGTCAGTGCCTCGCAGGATGGTAAACTTATTATCTGGGATAGCTACACCACAAACAAG GTCCATGCCATCCCGCTGCGCTCCTCGTGGGTCATGACATGCGCTTATGCCCCTTCTGGGAACTACGTGGCTTGCGGAGGCCTGGATAACATCTGCTCCATTTACAATCTGAAAACTCGTGAAGGGAATGTACGTGTGAGTCGTGAGCTGGCTGGACACACAG GTTACCTGTCCTGCTGCCGTTTTCTGGATGACAATCAGATCGTTACCAGCTCTGGAGACACCACCTG TGCCCTGTGGGACATCGAGACTGGCCAGCAGACGACCACATTCACTGGACACACCGGGGACGTCATGAGCCTTTCACTCGCTCCAGACACCAGACTGTTTGTCTCTGGTGCTTGTGACGCTTCAGCCAAACTCTGGGACGTGCGAGAAGGGATGTGCCGGCAAACCTTCACCGGCCACGAGTCTGACATCAATGCCATCTGT TTCTTCCCGAACGGCAACGCATTTGCCACTGGCTCAGACGATGCCACCTGCCGGCTGTTTGACCTCCGTGCAGACCAGGAGCTCATGACCTACTCCCATGACAACATCATCTGTGGgatcacctctgtctccttctccaaGAGTGGGCGCCTCCTTCTCGCAGGGTACGACGACTTCAACTGCAACGTCTGGGACGCCCTCAAGGCCGACAGGGCAGGTAGGACGCTGCCGGGCCTCACTGGGTCTGCAGAGGGATGGAGCACACTCAGCTGCGACATGTGGGCTGGCAAAGGGACAGGAGCCAGGCCCTGGCACCAGAAGCTCTTGGCGATGTCATGTGGCTCACGCAGGCAGGACTGGGCCAGCCGCGTCCTCATAGCTGGGGCACAGGTTCAGCAGGGACCCCTGGAAGCACAAAGTGTGATGGTGGGGTGA
- the GNB1 gene encoding guanine nucleotide-binding protein G(I)/G(S)/G(T) subunit beta-1 isoform X2: protein MSELDQLRQEAEQLKNQIRDARKACADATLSQITNNIDPVGRIQMRTRRTLRGHLAKIYAMHWGTDSRLLVSASQDGKLIIWDSYTTNKVHAIPLRSSWVMTCAYAPSGNYVACGGLDNICSIYNLKTREGNVRVSRELAGHTGYLSCCRFLDDNQIVTSSGDTTCALWDIETGQQTTTFTGHTGDVMSLSLAPDTRLFVSGACDASAKLWDVREGMCRQTFTGHESDINAICFFPNGNAFATGSDDATCRLFDLRADQELMTYSHDNIICGITSVSFSKSGRLLLAGYDDFNCNVWDALKADRAGVLAGHDNRVSCLGVTDDGMAVATGSWDSFLKIWN, encoded by the exons ATGAGTGAACTTGACCAGTTACGGCAGGAGGCCGAACAGCTTAAAAACCAAATTAGA GATGCTCGGAAGGCGTGTGCAGACGCGACTCTCTCTCAG ATCACAAACAACATTGACCCTGTGGGAAGAATCCAGATGCGCACCAGGAGGACGCTGAGGGGACACTTGGCCAAGATCTATGCCATGCACTGGGGCACCGACTCCAG GCTTCTAGTCAGTGCCTCGCAGGATGGTAAACTTATTATCTGGGATAGCTACACCACAAACAAG GTCCATGCCATCCCGCTGCGCTCCTCGTGGGTCATGACATGCGCTTATGCCCCTTCTGGGAACTACGTGGCTTGCGGAGGCCTGGATAACATCTGCTCCATTTACAATCTGAAAACTCGTGAAGGGAATGTACGTGTGAGTCGTGAGCTGGCTGGACACACAG GTTACCTGTCCTGCTGCCGTTTTCTGGATGACAATCAGATCGTTACCAGCTCTGGAGACACCACCTG TGCCCTGTGGGACATCGAGACTGGCCAGCAGACGACCACATTCACTGGACACACCGGGGACGTCATGAGCCTTTCACTCGCTCCAGACACCAGACTGTTTGTCTCTGGTGCTTGTGACGCTTCAGCCAAACTCTGGGACGTGCGAGAAGGGATGTGCCGGCAAACCTTCACCGGCCACGAGTCTGACATCAATGCCATCTGT TTCTTCCCGAACGGCAACGCATTTGCCACTGGCTCAGACGATGCCACCTGCCGGCTGTTTGACCTCCGTGCAGACCAGGAGCTCATGACCTACTCCCATGACAACATCATCTGTGGgatcacctctgtctccttctccaaGAGTGGGCGCCTCCTTCTCGCAGGGTACGACGACTTCAACTGCAACGTCTGGGACGCCCTCAAGGCCGACAGGGCAG GGGTCTTGGCCGGGCATGACAACCGCGTGAGCTGCCTGGGGGTAACTGATGACGGGATGGCCGTGGCTACGGGGTCCTGGGACAGCTTCCTCAAAATCTGGAACTAA